The window ttgtgtatgaaaatatactgtatattattgtgtatatatttataagccTTTAGGCATAGTTACTCTTTTCATCTACCTCAGCATCATCACAAATATACTACACgcatttattaaaagaaaaaacactaattttttatttattttataatatataaataaataataaatatacttttttttttttactttattttatatatattatatattattttctcatatATCCAACTACTGGATGTGTGTTTGTGGATACCTGAGgccattaaaattattaaaattaaaaaaaaataataataaaatacacgcaatgaaaaattaataatattgcttCTGTACTTGACATTGataaagataattaatttaacatcaaaatgaataattcacattgaagttttttctttttttttaaatattaaaattgaaataataataataataattacaataataattacaatgatctatgtttgaatttattttattttttcatttatttatttatttatttatttatttaaaaattattgttatattaattttcaaatattatttaatatatttaataaaaaatatcaacattttttaaaatatttataatattattatttactttaattatttattgttaattttaaaaaacaaaaaaaaaaaattcaaatttgcattttttcgaattattattttggatAAATTGATATcgagtttaaaataattaagcaTATGTTATTGATGCTgctgaaaatgataattttctttctcaagtgttatcatttaataaataaataatgatgattaacCTCGACAATGAAGTAGACAATTAAGGTCGATCCCTTGTTGTGTATTATGTTCCATGCACGTTTTCAATGCGtgtatattataaatgtaCTTATAATAAGTTATCTAATATACATCTACAAATACTtagcaaataatatttaattttattctcgGTATTTGTCAACCGGATGATAAAATCTagatgttgaatttttaaaaaaaaaatcattgatatatttattttgcaaaGTGACAAGTCAATACATGTGAGCTTCcgttcaattattattgattattttatatatcatttaaatgCGGAaacaaatcattatttatataaataaataaataaaaaagagaaagaaaataatatatattattattgtagtttctctttaaatttattatgaaaatttttttgtaaattttaatttattaattttgtttattgattaTGATTATAGATTGGACATATATCATCAGCACagtcaccaccaccaccaacatcaCCAGCTTCAaatacatcatcaacatcatcatctgtTAAAAATTCACCACCAAGAGGTCCAAGAACACTTTTATTAAAACGCTGTGAAAATGGATTTGGATTTACACTTCgtcattttattgtttatccGCCCGAGTCCTGCTAtgtaagtatatttatttattaatttatttatttatttataaatttaaattattattttttaattttattattttttttgataatagaCATTACCGGGACACGAGCGGACGAGAATTGATGAACCAATGGATACAATATTTGTAAAACAAGTAAGACCAAATTCATCAGCATCTGAGGCAGGTTTAAGAACTGGTGATCGTGTTGTATCTGTTGATGGTGTACCAACAAGAGGTGAACAATATTCAAGTGTTGTACAAAGAATTCAACAAGCTGGTGCATGGTTACGTCTTCTTGTTGTATCAAAAGAAGACGATATATTACAAAGATATTTTGGTGAAACTGCTCATAATCCAGAAACAAATCAACGTCCAGCAAGATTACGTTCACCTGAACGtatattacaaaaacaaaGACGTTCAATGAGTATGATACCTGGACCATCATCACGTTCACGTCAATCATGGATGTGTTCAACATTACCTGgtacagaaaataaaacaacaacaaaaggTGCTACATCACAATATTACAATTCACATGAAGAATCAATAAAAGATCAAACAGCAATAAAAATGACATCAGCACCAAATATACAAAGACGTCCATTAGTTGAATCACGTAATAAAgattcaatatataataatagtaatgaaCGTATACAACAACGTCGTTCATTACCACAAGATGTTGatacaaaattatcaacatcatcatcaacaacaccgtcatcaacatcatcaacaacaacaaatactgTTTATCGTCCAAGTGACAATCATACACGTTTCGATTTATATGATAGAACACGTCCAGAATCAATTTATTCACGACCAAGTAGTGAACAAATATATGATCGTATTAAAGATCCAATATATGAACTTGTACATCCAGAATTAAATACAGAATTTAGTAAATCATTGGATCATCAATATCCAATGTCACATGCTGAACCACAAGTACCAATATATCGTTCAAATAAAAGAGTTGTTACAAGACGTGCCAGTGAGGGTTGTAGTAGTAGTGGTgaacaattaaatgataataataataataatagcaataataaaacaataaaaatacaaacaacaaTTGATCCAACATCACGTTTAAGTATTGAATCACATAGAGATACATCACCAGCAAGTAAAGATAGTAGTATATCATCATTTGattcaacatcaacattaaCTGGTAATGAATGTTCTGATGATTCAGTTATTATGACTAGATTAAGAAAAAGTTTTGAACaaaaagaagaatttttaCGTAGACCAAGTCATCCAATTGGTTGGCTATTAccagatgataataatagtagtaaAAATCCATTATTACCATTAAATAATAGTGGTATTATACAACGTGAATTTTATGCTAGACCACAAAAATTACAACGACAAGTATGGCCACCaattgaacaacaacaacaacaacaacaaaaaagtgatatattattaagcaataattatgatgaacGTATTAAAAATAGCTgtaaaacaaaacaacaaaataaacataatgatattgataataatcatcatgatatatataatgataatacaaatgaTGATTTAGATAATATTGTTGAGGATGCACAAGCAATTAGAGATCGTTTTTATTCATCACTTTATGATACAAAtggacaatttaataaaaataatcatttttcatattctaaaaataatgatttacgaactacaacaaataataatcatcataatcatacaaataatacaaatcataataataatattaataatagtaatagtaataataacaataataataatagtaaacaatttataacaaCATTATCAAGAATACATGAAAATGTACAAGGACAAGGACaagtacaacaacaacaacaacaacaaagtattcaagaaaataaaaatggtacaTCATCATTACCATCATCACCTGTaccagataaaaaattagataaactTACAGCAACAGTATCACCACCAGCTCCAACACCACCACAAGGCTTACAGATTGTATCAAAAAGAGCTAAACAATTTGAAAGTGGTAGACTTTtgagtgatgatgatgaaccaaCAAGTGATCGtactaatttatataaaagtgaACTATCAAGATTATCAAATAAACGTAGTGTTCCAAATGTTGCTGTTAGAAAAAGAGAATTTGAATCAAAAGCTGAGTCAAAAGATATCAGAAGAATTATTGCAACACGTGAAAGTAAATCATTAGATTCATcaggtaataaatttttatttatacttttttaatttataatttatattttatttattttatttagctaaAGGATTATCGGGAAATAGAATTATACCAATTGGCAGCAAACATATTCATTGTGAACTTCCACCTggttatattattgaaaataaaggttttaaaaaattttaaaaattatgaaattaagTGTGGCGTAACGTAATGAAGATttgcttttgttatttaaaaataacctgtttatttttttaaattatttttataaatattatttagttttaaagTGTTGTcagtgaattaaaattttttttcttttgcaatttattaaatagaaataatgatTGATGGATATTTTAATAACCAAAGAGAGtgttagaataaaaaaaaaaaatattattaacattataataatattattgaaaatattataatttttaaatgataattatttttattatttcaataaacagAACCATTGGTGACGGATATGGAACCGGTTAGACTTCGAGCACGTAGTAATAGTGTTGAATCTTGGAACGCAATAAATGGTGATACAAGTCGACGAGGCGTTAGAAATACTTGgcaaaatgatgatgaagatgacgatgacgacgatgatgatgacgatgacgatgatgacaaCGACAACGAAATTCGAAATAGCAAAGCTAAACGACAAGACAGCTATCTCGAAGCTGTCAgaacacaaaaaaatggtcagtatttattttattaattgattatttatttaaacataaattttcgAATTATTCCTAACaagttttttacataaaaaaaaagaaacaaaattccacaaaaaataatttactttcagtttaaaaataaaagctaaattaaatataaaaaataaaaggtagTTAAAGTACATAATATTGCTTGTagattatatatatcttttaaatattttctactcATTTCCGGTGAAATTATTGTGACTATATTTTAATTGCATGATTAtatcttgatatatatttaaaataaataagtagtaattatttatataaataaataaattagtacaagaaaaacaacaacaacaacaacgtcaAGCTGAGAAGCTAATAAATGGTACAGCAAATGATCATCAAAAATCATCTTTACacccaacaacaacaacaacaacaacaacaatatttgaGGCTCGTGTGACACCGAGTATCACATTACCAAGTGTTACAATAAGTCCACCACAACCAGTACGACCCAATCATCTTCCCATTACAAATCCATTACGTCCTCTTGATAATTGTCTTACCacatatcaacaacaatataacaacagtgacaacaacaacagtgaAGACACGACTATAGGTCAGAGAAAAAAACAGACACGTATAACAGCtagatgaatttaattaataaatattaatgataattaataaagatgataaacaagactaattaataaataacacatcaaggcttatttatttatttatttttggtttaaATATCGCTTCAAGTTTCAAAaggatttaataaaaaaaaatatgataaaacaGTTAACATGATTAACCAGGTGTTAGGAAGCTGATGTTTGCTGCTGgctatttaacatttatataatcatTCTAGGTTGATCTTCTCTAATACTATATTGATACTTAAACATATGGCTAAAGTATTCGATATACAAATTGACACTTTaacacttgttattatttatttattttataataatttaatttatattttttaattttagctcCAGGCTCAAATACAACAGCAACAAATGGAGTAGTACTGAGAcgacaaaaaaacaatcagaTAAGTAAGTAGTCATATTCATgtcagtttaattattttaaattatttttttttttttgttttataaataaaatataattaactattttttaatatatttttttttttgtctgtcaAGGTGATGAAGATCGTGCAACAAGGCGAGTGTCTTACCTCAAGGCAACTTGGGGCGAACGGATGCACGTTGATAGCGACCTAGAACTCAGTGATTCTGAACCAGTTAACCAGTCACTTCGAaggtacaaataaattatatatttaaaacaaaaaacattcattttatatataggttttttttaaaaaaaaaattatggagagttaatgaaaaagaaaaatatcatgatGGGAAATAATTATTGCGGTTTGGTcgttgtataatattttttgttcatcattattgttgatatatatattattttttctgttgttAATCCAAGTCACTTTATCCGTATAATGTCGTTGAACCCAAAGGGGtgatattcgaaaaaaaaaaaaaaaaattgcctttCCATTTTCCCTACGTATAGCGTGCATCACGCAACAATTTTCAGGTATATTGGCAAAATGTGCATGATTCCAGTGCACACAGACGATGGAAACCACCACTATTTCCAAGTGACATAACTCCACTTCGTCGTATCTTTGAAGATGTTACACAGGCAGCTCATCTTCATCTCAATTATCATAATCGGTGAGGGGCAACCCAAAAACctgaatttatatacaaaaaaaaaaaacaaatattaatgctTGTCTTTCATTCGCAAGCCCATTTtgccaaattaaaaaaaaaaataacaatttaataaataactttatgtgattgttgtttttgttgtccGTTGTTTTgtctgtctttttttaaaaaaaataaataatctcaaGCTGAAAtgataattgtatatataataaaataaaaacaatcaaaatcaAAAGACAAGTAGCCGACgcctttgataaataatttaaaaagcgaaagttaaaatttttattttttataatttatattgccttgtttttttttttaattgtttttattattgtctgtTGCAATTATTGCCTTGTTGTTAACCAATTAAAGAAGCAAATATTTTCAGTTCCGTGTTCGCCATCAACGTTCCATATCGTTAAATGCCTAAAACTTTCCCTCTCGTATATAATACAgtactaaaatatataatataaaaatacacaactcggtcaataaattaactaatgacatatataattattacttaacattattaattaattaattatccatTAATCCAAAGAGGCATCTTAACtaaaatttgaatgataaaaaagttgttagatttttattattttttttaaataaaattagttaaataatatttaatttatgaaaattttaaaagaactttgatattttttaaaaaaatatttattagattgTTGTGATGATATAAATACGcagctaaaaaatttaaattccatCACGTTTAATACTCCCCTGCAACTAACACAACCTGTCACGTGTAtggcaatgaaaataaataaaatatttatataaaaaaaaaaaaaagaaatgcaTTTATGACCTCGTGAATGtgtttatgtatatatggGTATGTTTGAGATTGTAACGgtgcaaaaaattattattagctaATTTAAATACCtgcaaatatatttccaaataattttatttaaaaaaaaataatataattaaattttttttattaatataaatgttttttttgttgactgtttaattttattttgctaataaaagatggtttttttttttttatttattataatattaattattaattgttagtgattgaatattaattttataatttttattgttttagtaGTATTTCAAGTCCTCATACTGCAAGTGGTAATTTGAAGGACATCGAACCAGTCGAACGAGAGGGATCTCTTCATGTCAAGTTTACAGTGCTAGATGGAAaggtaagaaaataaaaattatgaaaataattaattttaaaaatcaatcaactttatttagatataaaaaaattattttactcaaattttattgataaaattaaacgaaaaataatttttttaaatcgaaaaatttgtctaattaatcattgattaaaaattaaatattgaaaaataatttttactttaaatttgattaataaaattaacaaaaaaaaataattttttaaatttactattttctatttaaccaatcaaatataataattgatatttattattatttccagcGATCAACTGATAGATCATGGAAACAAGTTTGGGGTGTATTACGAGGAccaattttatacttttataaagATCGTCACAGTCAGGTAAGCCATAATAATacctcaacaaaaaaaaatatatatatataaaatactgaGTATGCTATTTCACGCTTTCTAATAATAACTaagtgaacaaaaaataaataacaacaaaaagagAAGAATAAGAAgaacaagaaaattaaaattaaaaaaaaaaatattaaacttactgataaaaatagagagagtatttttttgtaaaaaatttaattagtaaaCAATTTCGGTAGCTAATAATACATCAAGTTTTTCAATgtgttcaataataataatttaattaacaaatgtaCACGTAGTACATTACCAGGGTCACGTATTAAGCGCAACTAAATTAACgacaaaatattgataaataaaattggataAACGAACGTTATTAATATCTGTATGTAtagtttattgtaatttttaattaattctgaGGGACGTGTCATATTCAAAGTGTATTGAGCACGTCTTCGATgaccatataaaaaattaacagacaATTTCCGATTCTCATTTTGtgtatacttttaattttcatttaatttttttcaattatttacgTTGGCGTAATCATTGCGAAAAAAAGCagctaataattaattagaaaaaaaaattgaagcaacGGAActtttactttatatatataattttttttatttattaattattattttttttttttaattaaaattattccctATTTGGCAAACCGGGAACTAAGAATTTTCTTGAttaactataaaataaaaaaaaaaatttttattttttttatatttgtaatttaatttacaaggaAATATCAATTTACTTTTCATTATCACGCATGATGATTTATCTTATCCAGTTAAATaatcaaagtaaaatttattttaaaattttttttatctattaataataatgcgtgacttgaaactttttttatttatttatttttcaaataaataatataataaaatttctatatttattatgtggttgtaaataataaaatatattatttcaaggtttttatttaaatgattgttGATTTGTTGGTTGTgcaaaaatgaatattattattaaataattttatcgacaggacggtggtggtggtggtggtgttgcaAACCACAACCTAGACCAGATTTGATTTTAATGTCAATGATGCCGCGCAATACAATTgacatttcattttaaaatttctatgtattttaaataattatttgcatgtaaaaaaaaaaaaaataaacaataattaaatttaatatttaaaaagaaaaataaatcaataaaaataacggcaataaattataaatttacattgaaattttacaaatatatttatcgttAAATCAAACATACACTGAGgttcaatgatttatcatacaaaaatatatgtttagtaattgaaataaaaaaacaaatcatcaacattagatgataaatttaaaacgagTGTGTATTTAAAATGAGTGAAAggttcatcattttatttatttatttgcaaacTGGTGGGGAATTGGCATATTCCAGGTGAAGGTGGGCTCATTCGCTTCTTCAAACTCTACTCATAAACAACATCtagtcaaatatatttattataattattaacatacgcgtatatttctaaacaataaaaataaataatttataaaataatgttggGGTCAAGTGATAGCAGTTCGTATTCTTGTATACCACTTCATTTTAGTACACATGGCTTGTTTGGTCGTCGTTTACGTAGATGGGGCTCAACGGGATcctgggtaaaaaaaaataaaacaaaaaataaaataaaaataaagtgaaagaaactaataaaaaaataatttacctggATTAATATGTgatgtgtttatttttattatttaattttacatttacagAGCCCATCAGCAACAAGTGATGGTGATGCAGGACAAAATGTTGATGTAAGATGTTCACTGGTTGATGTTGCTGATGattatacaaaaagaaaacatgTTTTACGTGTTGCAAATCCAACAGCTGAAGTATTATTACAAACAGATGATGCAGCATCAATGGCACTTTGGTTACGATCACTTCATAAACATGCTGCTGCTGAAAAAATTAcggtatttattattaaattattaagctcgaaataatgatattaaaattatattcatataaacT is drawn from Aphidius gifuensis isolate YNYX2018 linkage group LG3, ASM1490517v1, whole genome shotgun sequence and contains these coding sequences:
- the LOC122853313 gene encoding rho GTPase-activating protein 21 isoform X4; translated protein: MADDRSTPQGVISQAIGHISSAQSPPPPTSPASNTSSTSSSVKNSPPRGPRTLLLKRCENGFGFTLRHFIVYPPESCYTLPGHERTRIDEPMDTIFVKQVRPNSSASEAGLRTGDRVVSVDGVPTRGEQYSSVVQRIQQAGAWLRLLVVSKEDDILQRYFGETAHNPETNQRPARLRSPERILQKQRRSMSMIPGPSSRSRQSWMCSTLPGTENKTTTKGATSQYYNSHEESIKDQTAIKMTSAPNIQRRPLVESRNKDSIYNNSNERIQQRRSLPQDVDTKLSTSSSTTPSSTSSTTTNTVYRPSDNHTRFDLYDRTRPESIYSRPSSEQIYDRIKDPIYELVHPELNTEFSKSLDHQYPMSHAEPQVPIYRSNKRVVTRRASEGCSSSGEQLNDNNNNNSNNKTIKIQTTIDPTSRLSIESHRDTSPASKDSSISSFDSTSTLTGNECSDDSVIMTRLRKSFEQKEEFLRRPSHPIGWLLPDDNNSSKNPLLPLNNSGIIQREFYARPQKLQRQVWPPIEQQQQQQQKSDILLSNNYDERIKNSCKTKQQNKHNDIDNNHHDIYNDNTNDDLDNIVEDAQAIRDRFYSSLYDTNGQFNKNNHFSYSKNNDLRTTTNNNHHNHTNNTNHNNNINNSNSNNNNNNNSKQFITTLSRIHENVQGQGQVQQQQQQQSIQENKNGTSSLPSSPVPDKKLDKLTATVSPPAPTPPQGLQIVSKRAKQFESGRLLSDDDEPTSDRTNLYKSELSRLSNKRSVPNVAVRKREFESKAESKDIRRIIATRESKSLDSSEPLVTDMEPVRLRARSNSVESWNAINGDTSRRGVRNTWQNDDEDDDDDDDDDDDDDDNDNEIRNSKAKRQDSYLEAVRTQKNVQEKQQQQQRQAEKLINGTANDHQKSSLHPTTTTTTTTIFEARVTPSITLPSVTISPPQPVRPNHLPITNPLRPLDNCLTTYQQQYNNSDNNNSEDTTIAPGSNTTATNGVVLRRQKNNQISDEDRATRRVSYLKATWGERMHVDSDLELSDSEPVNQSLRSAHRRWKPPLFPSDITPLRRIFEDVTQAAHLHLNYHNRSISSPHTASGNLKDIEPVEREGSLHVKFTVLDGKRSTDRSWKQVWGVLRGPILYFYKDRHSQSPSATSDGDAGQNVDVRCSLVDVADDYTKRKHVLRVANPTAEVLLQTDDAASMALWLRSLHKHAAAEKITDVNSSTSKQQAVPQTPGPTTTPNSGQIVQRLSPLPSHKGIRKLTSFRNRSPTGQSPVNKTRKPSQTVEPLASPKSKTWKGRVAKQLRRMHGQAGSPSSPTAQLPPEGATFKVPLELCPMSSFSEFIPLIVEMCTSIVEARGLEVIGIYRVPGNTAAISQLTESVNKGFENINLQDPRWSDVNVISSLLKSFFRQLPDSLLTADLYPMFIDADKIEDPQRRMSTIRKLLRDLPEYHFETLKHLMCHLKKVVEHSEINKMEAKNLAIVFGPTLVRASGSRDNMVTMVTDMSHQCRIVESLLNNVDWFFCEEDLDDLSRLSVNLSLPADGSENETSNTNHNLLLNNIQKVEGMREMVSAKDIVSSIISAANRKIQRRRKGPEEHEGDDHEDDKSKIKQDAETLVRQSMALNERQCSVSEIVLMHEIKSQPNNTSERNDCGQTMPATTTTATTTVTNSPKYSNNSQQQYPTVSSSSIDSPRLSSSDNCCTGSLDTVSTLSNLSSDTKQSGNDEVAIRTYAGLSATTQERIRRFEQETKAMLQRDQHRQKREAEKRDEERKRIEMEWQNAKREMENDDIYDGICMDNNNIDNSSSYLTDRMSNLSDRIFERNCGNDSGNDRHRSKSTTRLTPMSIALQQQQQQSPSSTTSSATATQKAHATSQLSCIIGDKINNGVIKKFKIDKEPSMESLAPTRYGSLDSLHEVHTSPSPSHQTRGIPGDISDDGSDLLTSLTSTFDRKWKSLVNPSSILLNNTNVFNEKKDINDDTDSKKTICTAEVFRDPSLHRSVGEMSHQNRKRNDSLDKENQSPVTKCTDKLISKLKTTPDNDLMSRHNNIIEINTTATDSSDGGSILDATEKDENSKIPEKHINNNQDDHTTNKPSISNDKKQTTNNNNNDRKIPDISYTNKLKKFESLSEATNETRSRLKRSESLNKRTEINSSKLKRSESLNKHSDRLVVSPTNSKLKRSESLSKNEKTECNISKRRQTVRKDNSTKLKRKNGMPERSIKRRHTVGGTKDFDKVHWLDNKLQSDNHIVIKNDDDNNIIIKPKKSQLRTSSPDLSSNRVNVNSDASFLIEVSFRGPSNVVFNVTNTRPQSLPDANLASKNFKVPLESHV
- the LOC122853313 gene encoding rho GTPase-activating protein 21 isoform X12 — encoded protein: MADDRSTPQGVISQAIGHISSAQSPPPPTSPASNTSSTSSSVKNSPPRGPRTLLLKRCENGFGFTLRHFIVYPPESCYTLPGHERTRIDEPMDTIFVKQVRPNSSASEAGLRTGDRVVSVDGVPTRGEQYSSVVQRIQQAGAWLRLLVVSKEDDILQRYFGETAHNPETNQRPARLRSPERILQKQRRSMSMIPGPSSRSRQSWMCSTLPGTENKTTTKGATSQYYNSHEESIKDQTAIKMTSAPNIQRRPLVESRNKDSIYNNSNERIQQRRSLPQDVDTKLSTSSSTTPSSTSSTTTNTVYRPSDNHTRFDLYDRTRPESIYSRPSSEQIYDRIKDPIYELVHPELNTEFSKSLDHQYPMSHAEPQVPIYRSNKRVVTRRASEGCSSSGEQLNDNNNNNSNNKTIKIQTTIDPTSRLSIESHRDTSPASKDSSISSFDSTSTLTGNECSDDSVIMTRLRKSFEQKEEFLRRPSHPIGWLLPDDNNSSKNPLLPLNNSGIIQREFYARPQKLQRQVWPPIEQQQQQQQKSDILLSNNYDERIKNSCKTKQQNKHNDIDNNHHDIYNDNTNDDLDNIVEDAQAIRDRFYSSLYDTNGQFNKNNHFSYSKNNDLRTTTNNNHHNHTNNTNHNNNINNSNSNNNNNNNSKQFITTLSRIHENVQGQGQVQQQQQQQSIQENKNGTSSLPSSPVPDKKLDKLTATVSPPAPTPPQGLQIVSKRAKQFESGRLLSDDDEPTSDRTNLYKSELSRLSNKRSVPNVAVRKREFESKAESKDIRRIIATRESKSLDSSAKGLSGNRIIPIGSKHIHCELPPGYIIENKEPLVTDMEPVRLRARSNSVESWNAINGDTSRRGVRNTWQNDDEDDDDDDDDDDDDDDNDNEIRNSKAKRQDSYLEAVRTQKNVQEKQQQQQRQAEKLINGTANDHQKSSLHPTTTTTTTTIFEARVTPSITLPSVTISPPQPVRPNHLPITNPLRPLDNCLTTYQQQYNNSDNNNSEDTTIAPGSNTTATNGVVLRRQKNNQISDEDRATRRVSYLKATWGERMHVDSDLELSDSEPVNQSLRSAHRRWKPPLFPSDITPLRRIFEDVTQAAHLHLNYHNRSISSPHTASGNLKDIEPVEREGSLHVKFTVLDGKRSTDRSWKQVWGVLRGPILYFYKDRHSQSPSATSDGDAGQNVDVRCSLVDVADDYTKRKHVLRVANPTAEVLLQTDDAASMALWLRSLHKHAAAEKITDVNSSTSKQQAVPQTPGPTTTPNSGQIVQRLSPLPSHKGIRKLTSFRNRSPTGQSPVNKTRKPSQTVEPLASPKSKTWKGRVAKQLRRMHGQAGSPSSPTAQLPPEGATFKVPLELCPMSSFSEFIPLIVEMCTSIVEARGLEVIGIYRVPGNTAAISQLTESVNKGFENINLQDPRWSDVNVISSLLKSFFRQLPDSLLTADLYPMFIDADKIEDPQRRMSTIRKLLRDLPEYHFETLKHLMCHLKKVVEHSEINKMEAKNLAIVFGPTLVRASGSRDNMVTMVTDMSHQCRIVESLLNNVDWFFCEEDLDDLSRLSVNLSLPADGSENETSNTNHNLLLNNIQKVEGMREMVSAKDIVSSIISAANRKIQRRRKGPEEHEGDDHEDDKSKIKQDAETLVRQSMALNERQCSVSEIVLMHEIKSQPNNTSERNDCGQTMPATTTTATTTVTNSPKYSNNSQQQYPTVSSSSIDSPRLSSSDNCCTGSLDTVSTLSNLSSDTKQSGNDEVAIRTYAGLSATTQERIRRFEQETKAMLQRDQHRQKREAEKRDEERKRIEMEWQNAKREMENDDIYDGICMDNNNIDNSSSYLTDRMSNLSDRIFERNCGNDSGNDRHRSKSTTRLTPMSIALQQQQQQSPSSTTSSATATQKAHATSQLSCIIGDKINNGVIKKFKIDKEPSMESLAPTRYGSLDSLHEVHTSPSPSHQTRGIPGDISDDGTQQHRVFGGTYRPIYTVLQVPVVPPRRHRPHNHPNHPLSSPPTTLLLPQPSQPPLLLQQHHPHQQNHRQMTTTSKMYQGLVSGPGRPPPRL